From Paraburkholderia hayleyella, a single genomic window includes:
- a CDS encoding response regulator transcription factor: MRIAILQNDPYQSALIKQVLVQAGHSCVAFDDGLALSKARARSTVDLLVLDWQGARMSGTEVLKAVRSVGGEWVPVVFVSQDASEDSAVRALSLGADDYVTLPMRPAEFRERINALLRRAYPDLCGASGFEVGPYQFDSTRQQVKLRGEVVPLSGTQYRLASLFFSNIGRVLSRDHIFAMVWGREFRESTRTIDSHVSRLRLMLEIEPQNGFHLQPVYKSGYRLLHLRQGETAGTGDHVPLEEEWAA, translated from the coding sequence ATGCGTATTGCCATTCTTCAGAACGACCCTTACCAGAGCGCGCTGATCAAGCAGGTTCTGGTACAGGCAGGCCATAGTTGTGTGGCCTTTGATGACGGCCTCGCGTTATCCAAGGCGCGAGCGCGTTCAACAGTCGATTTACTGGTACTTGACTGGCAGGGCGCACGGATGTCTGGGACGGAGGTGCTGAAGGCGGTTCGTTCGGTGGGTGGCGAATGGGTGCCGGTGGTGTTCGTGTCGCAGGATGCCTCGGAAGACAGCGCGGTGCGCGCCTTATCGCTGGGTGCGGACGATTACGTGACCTTGCCAATGCGTCCCGCCGAGTTTCGTGAGCGTATCAACGCGTTGCTGCGGCGTGCCTACCCTGATCTATGCGGCGCCTCAGGCTTCGAGGTCGGCCCGTACCAGTTTGACTCCACGCGCCAGCAGGTGAAGCTGCGAGGTGAGGTCGTGCCGTTATCGGGCACACAATACCGGCTGGCATCGTTGTTCTTCTCGAACATTGGTCGCGTGTTGTCGCGCGATCATATTTTTGCCATGGTCTGGGGGCGTGAGTTCCGGGAATCGACCCGCACGATTGACAGCCATGTGTCGCGTTTGCGTTTAATGCTCGAAATCGAGCCGCAAAACGGCTTTCATCTACAACCGGTATACAAGAGCGGTTACCGGTTGTTGCATCTGCGTCAGGGCGAAACCGCGGGAACGGGTGATCACGTGCCGCTCGAAGAAGAATGGGCTGCCTGA